Proteins from one Microbacterium proteolyticum genomic window:
- a CDS encoding thiolase family protein produces the protein MKAAPAESRIVLVAGARTPIGSFGGALSGVDAHELGAVAVTAALERAGVPKDAVDEVVMGCIAQNGPDAYNARRVALAAGLPTRVPAFTVNRLCGSGLQAIWSGAQELRWGGVDVVVAGGDESMSRTPFLDYGARGNARLGDRKLLDGTLAILTDPFSGRHMGTTAETVASRYSVSREEQDAFAVESQRRAALDASRAAFAEEIVPVTTGGKRPIEVSVDEHPRPGTTLEVLAGLRPAFAAEGSVTAGNSSGINDGAAATVLTREEDVRERGLTGLATLEAVTTAGVDPEIMGYAPVLALQRLWERTGLTPADVDVIELNEAFAAQAVAVIRDGGLDPEKVNPYGGAIALGHPVGATGAILTVRAALDLQRRDLEYAVVTMCIGGGQALAALLRRF, from the coding sequence ATGAAGGCCGCTCCGGCAGAGTCCCGCATCGTCCTGGTCGCGGGCGCGCGCACCCCGATCGGCTCCTTCGGCGGAGCGCTGTCCGGCGTCGACGCGCACGAGCTCGGCGCCGTCGCGGTGACCGCCGCCCTCGAGCGCGCGGGCGTGCCGAAGGATGCCGTGGACGAAGTCGTCATGGGCTGCATCGCGCAGAACGGACCCGACGCGTACAACGCCCGCCGCGTCGCGCTCGCCGCGGGGCTGCCGACCCGGGTCCCTGCCTTCACCGTGAACCGCCTGTGCGGGTCGGGGCTCCAGGCGATCTGGTCGGGCGCTCAAGAGCTCCGCTGGGGAGGCGTCGACGTCGTCGTTGCGGGCGGCGACGAGAGCATGTCGCGCACCCCGTTCCTCGACTACGGCGCTCGCGGCAACGCGCGGCTCGGCGACCGGAAGCTCCTCGACGGCACGCTCGCCATCCTCACCGACCCGTTCAGCGGCCGGCACATGGGCACGACCGCCGAGACCGTGGCATCCCGGTACTCCGTCTCGAGGGAGGAGCAGGACGCCTTCGCCGTCGAGAGCCAGCGGAGGGCCGCCCTGGATGCCAGCCGTGCGGCGTTCGCGGAGGAGATCGTGCCCGTGACCACCGGCGGCAAGCGACCGATCGAGGTGTCGGTCGACGAGCACCCGCGTCCCGGCACGACGCTCGAGGTGCTCGCGGGGCTCCGTCCCGCCTTCGCCGCGGAGGGCTCCGTCACCGCCGGCAACTCCTCGGGCATCAACGACGGCGCCGCAGCGACCGTCCTCACGCGGGAGGAGGACGTGCGCGAGCGCGGGCTCACCGGCCTCGCCACCCTCGAAGCCGTGACGACCGCCGGTGTCGACCCCGAGATCATGGGGTACGCCCCGGTTCTCGCGCTGCAACGGCTCTGGGAGCGGACCGGACTGACGCCGGCCGACGTCGACGTCATCGAGCTGAACGAGGCGTTCGCCGCGCAGGCGGTGGCGGTCATCCGCGACGGCGGCCTCGACCCCGAGAAGGTCAATCCTTACGGCGGCGCGATCGCCCTCGGGCACCCGGTCGGGGCGACCGGCGCGATCCTGACCGTCCGCGCCGCCCTCGACCTGCAGCGCCGCGACCTCGAGTACGCAGTGGTGACGATGTGCATCGGCGGCGGCCAGGCCCTGGCCGCTCTGCTGC
- a CDS encoding ABC transporter ATP-binding protein, protein MDAVIRTVGLRKSYGRTNALDGLDLEVGPGEIHGFLGPNGAGKSTTIRILLGLARATGGTAAVFGADPWRDAARLHRRIAYVPGDVNLWPGLSGGEAIDLLARLRGGGRTVAYRAERARLLEAFELDPRKKGRSYSKGNRQKVALVAALSVPADLLVLDEPTSGLDPLMEVVFQREVRRARDRGAAVLLSSHILSEVEQVCDRVSIIRAGRIVDDGTLDDLRHLTRTQVSFADPGGDLPVLPGAHEVARRDGRVHLTVDTAEVASLLPALGAARVASLRIEPASLEELFLRHYGTQP, encoded by the coding sequence ATGGACGCGGTGATCCGCACGGTGGGGCTGCGCAAGTCCTACGGTCGCACGAATGCCCTCGACGGTCTCGACCTCGAGGTGGGTCCGGGCGAGATCCACGGCTTCCTCGGCCCGAACGGCGCCGGGAAGTCGACGACGATCCGCATCCTCCTCGGGCTCGCGCGGGCCACCGGGGGGACGGCCGCGGTGTTCGGCGCCGATCCGTGGCGCGACGCGGCGCGGCTGCACCGGCGGATCGCCTACGTCCCGGGCGACGTGAACCTGTGGCCCGGCCTCTCGGGCGGGGAGGCGATCGACCTGCTCGCGCGCCTCCGCGGGGGCGGGCGGACCGTCGCGTATCGCGCGGAGCGTGCACGGCTCCTCGAGGCGTTCGAACTCGATCCGCGCAAGAAGGGCCGCTCGTATTCGAAGGGCAACCGGCAGAAGGTGGCGCTGGTCGCCGCGTTGTCCGTCCCGGCCGATCTCCTCGTGCTCGACGAGCCGACGAGCGGTCTCGACCCGCTCATGGAGGTCGTCTTCCAGCGCGAGGTGCGACGCGCCCGCGACCGCGGTGCGGCCGTGCTGCTGTCCAGCCACATCCTGTCCGAGGTCGAGCAGGTGTGCGACCGGGTGAGCATCATCCGCGCCGGTCGCATCGTCGACGACGGCACCCTCGACGACCTCCGGCATCTCACCCGCACCCAGGTCTCGTTCGCCGACCCCGGCGGCGACCTCCCGGTGCTCCCCGGCGCCCACGAGGTCGCACGCCGCGACGGGCGCGTGCACCTCACCGTCGACACCGCCGAGGTGGCATCCCTCCTCCCCGCGCTCGGGGCCGCGCGCGTCGCGTCGCTCCGGATCGAACCTGCCTCGCTCGAGGAGCTCTTCCTCCGGCACTACGGAACGCAGCCGTGA
- a CDS encoding ABC transporter permease — MSGFGPVLRARWRRDAVQLTIWIAGALLLAASAVTGVRGTFPTETDRATLLATAVANPVVLLFRGLPSGTDEAAFTAFLILPFVALLAALMSTFLAVRHTRGDEDSGRAELIAATPAARTVPLAATVVHGILANVVLGALVILTYVAIGFPPTGSVLMGAASALTGIAFLGVGLVAAQLAASARTANAIGVWAVLLTYLACGLGNALGTPSADLRRMTSAPLAWVSPFGWAENTRPYDSDAAGTLIPFAGLIVVTLVLAFVLSGARDLGGSLLPARRGRAVASVALSGPIGLVWREARGSLLGWAVGGAIVGVMSTRLATAISQIGDTIPSVQALLQSLASQGSLAQGAIEVFFTLAGVLAACAGIQTVLRARQDEAAGLAEPVRAAGVGPVRWVGAYLVVAVGAVLACLAAATAGATIGQLATDSSKTDLIRDAAAAAAGQVVAAVTLVVIATLVVVIAPRAATPVGWALVGVATVVGLFGPLLGLSDAAVHVSPFAAAPRIDGDALDLRGGVWLVVAVVAAAVLAGVAARRRELAPER; from the coding sequence GTGAGCGGCTTCGGGCCCGTCCTGCGGGCGCGATGGCGACGGGATGCCGTGCAGTTGACGATCTGGATCGCCGGCGCCCTGCTGCTCGCCGCCTCGGCGGTCACCGGGGTGCGGGGGACGTTCCCGACCGAGACCGACCGCGCGACGCTGCTCGCGACGGCCGTGGCGAATCCGGTGGTGCTGCTCTTCCGCGGCCTGCCGTCGGGGACCGACGAGGCAGCGTTCACCGCGTTTCTCATCCTCCCGTTCGTCGCGCTGCTGGCCGCGCTCATGAGCACGTTCCTCGCCGTGCGGCACACCCGCGGCGACGAGGATTCCGGGCGCGCCGAGCTCATCGCCGCCACCCCCGCGGCGCGGACCGTCCCGCTGGCCGCGACGGTGGTGCACGGCATCCTGGCCAATGTCGTCCTGGGCGCGCTCGTGATCCTGACGTACGTCGCGATCGGGTTCCCCCCGACCGGGAGCGTCCTGATGGGCGCCGCTTCGGCGCTCACGGGCATTGCGTTCCTCGGCGTCGGACTCGTCGCCGCGCAGCTGGCGGCATCCGCGCGGACGGCGAACGCGATCGGCGTCTGGGCCGTGCTGCTCACCTATCTCGCGTGCGGGCTCGGCAACGCGCTCGGAACGCCCAGCGCCGACCTGCGACGAATGACGAGCGCGCCCCTCGCCTGGGTGTCACCGTTCGGGTGGGCCGAGAACACGCGCCCGTACGACTCGGATGCGGCGGGCACGCTGATCCCGTTCGCCGGACTGATCGTCGTCACCCTCGTGCTCGCGTTCGTGCTCTCGGGCGCCCGGGATCTGGGCGGCTCGCTCCTTCCCGCACGCCGCGGGCGCGCGGTGGCGAGCGTCGCCCTCTCGGGGCCGATCGGACTCGTCTGGCGCGAAGCCCGGGGATCCCTCCTCGGGTGGGCGGTGGGCGGAGCCATCGTCGGGGTGATGTCGACGCGTCTCGCGACCGCGATCTCGCAGATCGGCGACACGATCCCCTCGGTGCAGGCGCTGCTGCAGTCCCTCGCGTCTCAGGGGTCGCTCGCGCAGGGAGCCATCGAGGTGTTCTTCACCCTGGCCGGGGTGCTCGCCGCGTGCGCCGGCATCCAGACCGTCCTTCGCGCGCGGCAGGACGAGGCCGCCGGCCTCGCCGAACCCGTGCGCGCGGCGGGAGTCGGCCCGGTGCGCTGGGTGGGGGCGTACCTGGTCGTGGCCGTGGGCGCCGTGCTCGCGTGCCTCGCCGCCGCGACCGCGGGGGCGACCATCGGCCAGCTCGCGACCGATTCGTCGAAGACCGATCTCATCCGGGATGCCGCGGCGGCGGCGGCCGGGCAGGTGGTCGCCGCCGTGACGCTGGTGGTCATCGCGACGCTGGTCGTCGTGATCGCTCCGCGCGCGGCCACACCGGTCGGGTGGGCGCTCGTCGGCGTCGCGACCGTCGTGGGGTTGTTCGGCCCGTTGCTCGGACTCTCGGATGCCGCCGTCCACGTCTCCCCGTTCGCGGCGGCGCCGCGCATCGACGGCGATGCCCTCGACCTGCGCGGCGGCGTGTGGCTGGTGGTCGCGGTCGTCGCCGCCGCCGTGCTCGCCGGCGTGGCGGCACGGCGCCGCGAGCTGGCGCCGGAGCGCTGA
- a CDS encoding TetR/AcrR family transcriptional regulator: MGRMPTFDRRAVVDAARDVFWQRGYAEAGITELEEATGLTRSSLYNAFGSKRGLFDAVLAQYLDDIVRTRLRPLGGGDPGALEAYVEDMRAAIAADSPRARLGCLLLNAGSSPLASDDAEVRTLVSGYTAEMRAAIRAAVADRRPDLAPDAVDSLSAVCASLVVAALTLARADRDAAVATLASVPETLESWG; encoded by the coding sequence ATGGGCAGGATGCCGACGTTCGACCGCCGCGCCGTCGTCGACGCCGCACGCGACGTGTTCTGGCAGCGCGGGTACGCCGAGGCGGGCATCACCGAGCTCGAGGAGGCCACCGGACTCACCCGTTCGAGCCTCTACAACGCGTTCGGCAGCAAGCGCGGGCTGTTCGACGCGGTGCTCGCGCAGTATCTCGACGACATCGTGCGCACGCGCCTCCGCCCCCTCGGCGGCGGCGACCCCGGCGCGCTCGAGGCGTACGTCGAAGACATGCGCGCCGCCATCGCCGCCGACAGCCCCCGCGCCCGCCTCGGCTGCCTGCTGCTGAACGCCGGATCGTCCCCGCTCGCGTCGGACGACGCCGAGGTGCGCACGCTGGTTTCGGGCTACACCGCCGAGATGCGCGCCGCCATCCGCGCGGCAGTGGCCGACCGGCGGCCGGATCTCGCCCCGGATGCCGTGGACTCCCTGTCCGCGGTGTGCGCATCGCTCGTCGTGGCGGCGCTGACCCTCGCCCGCGCCGATCGGGACGCGGCCGTGGCGACGCTGGCATCCGTCCCCGAGACGCTGGAGTCCTGGGGGTAG
- a CDS encoding zinc-binding dehydrogenase, which produces MRAIVHPRFGEPTDVLDVAEVETPEPGPGQVRLRILLSPIHNHDLWTIRGTYGFKPELPARAGTEAVGVVDALGEGVEGLEVGQRVATGGTFGVWAEYVVAPAAGLIPVADALPDEMAAQLVSMPFSAISLLHSLDLKAGDWLVQNTANGAVGRMVAQIAKARGIHVLGLVRRQSAVDELAQQGITNVVSTDADDWREKALAIIDGGRVVAGVDSVGGAAANDVLSLLSENGTLVIFGSMGDAKLELSAGDIIFRQATVKGFWGSVVSKTMDAETRGALFGELSRYLADGTVTLPVAATFALEDVRDAAAASFSPRVGKVLLRP; this is translated from the coding sequence ATGCGCGCCATCGTGCACCCCCGATTCGGCGAACCGACCGACGTCCTCGACGTCGCCGAGGTCGAGACCCCCGAGCCCGGCCCCGGCCAGGTGCGGCTGCGCATCCTCCTGTCGCCGATCCACAACCACGACCTGTGGACGATCCGCGGCACCTACGGCTTCAAGCCCGAGCTCCCCGCCCGCGCCGGAACCGAGGCCGTCGGCGTCGTCGACGCGCTCGGCGAGGGCGTCGAGGGGCTCGAGGTCGGCCAGCGCGTCGCCACCGGCGGAACGTTCGGCGTCTGGGCCGAGTACGTCGTCGCCCCCGCCGCGGGCCTCATCCCCGTCGCCGACGCCCTCCCCGACGAGATGGCCGCACAGCTCGTCTCGATGCCGTTCAGCGCGATCAGCCTGCTGCACTCGCTCGACCTGAAGGCCGGCGACTGGCTCGTGCAGAACACCGCCAACGGCGCCGTGGGACGCATGGTCGCGCAGATCGCGAAGGCCCGTGGCATCCATGTCCTGGGTCTGGTCCGCCGTCAGAGCGCCGTCGACGAGCTCGCGCAGCAGGGCATCACGAACGTCGTGTCGACCGATGCGGACGACTGGCGCGAGAAGGCCCTTGCGATCATCGACGGCGGACGCGTCGTCGCCGGCGTCGACTCGGTCGGCGGCGCGGCGGCGAACGACGTGCTGTCGCTGCTGTCCGAGAACGGCACGCTCGTGATCTTCGGCTCGATGGGCGACGCGAAGCTCGAGCTGTCGGCGGGCGACATCATCTTCCGCCAGGCGACTGTGAAGGGATTCTGGGGCAGCGTCGTCAGCAAGACGATGGATGCCGAGACCCGCGGCGCCCTGTTCGGAGAGCTGTCCCGCTACCTCGCCGACGGCACCGTGACCCTCCCCGTCGCCGCGACCTTCGCGCTCGAGGACGTTCGCGACGCCGCCGCCGCGAGCTTCTCGCCGCGCGTCGGCAAGGTGCTGCTGCGCCCGTAA
- a CDS encoding NUDIX domain-containing protein — protein MVAWSAGLLLYRRHPALEVLIAHMGGPFWASKDSGAWSIPKGEFEPGAEEPRDAARREFVEELGLEPPAGEWAELGTFAATSSKKLVVFAGDGTGFEASGFVFGEFEMEWPPRSGRTAAFPEVDRAEWTDLDAARERLVKGQRPALDALERLLV, from the coding sequence ATGGTCGCCTGGAGCGCGGGACTGCTGCTGTACCGGCGGCATCCCGCGCTCGAGGTGCTCATCGCGCACATGGGCGGGCCGTTCTGGGCCAGCAAGGACTCCGGCGCCTGGTCGATCCCGAAGGGCGAGTTCGAGCCGGGCGCCGAGGAGCCGCGGGACGCCGCTCGTCGCGAGTTCGTCGAGGAGCTCGGGCTCGAACCCCCGGCGGGGGAGTGGGCCGAGCTCGGGACCTTCGCGGCGACCTCGAGCAAGAAGCTCGTCGTGTTCGCCGGCGACGGCACCGGGTTCGAGGCATCCGGATTCGTGTTCGGCGAGTTCGAGATGGAGTGGCCGCCGCGCTCGGGTCGCACGGCCGCGTTCCCCGAGGTCGACCGGGCCGAGTGGACGGACCTGGATGCCGCCCGCGAACGCCTCGTGAAGGGTCAGCGTCCCGCACTCGACGCGCTGGAGCGCCTGCTCGTCTGA
- a CDS encoding DUF4407 domain-containing protein, whose protein sequence is MSFSAHRPGRFGSDGRIEFTTDDDREPQYLDDILAQQRDDADASADAVTLDDPTEPWGAPPAGDDDTAPFEWPENLEPEPAPEPVPAPEPEAAAEPQPAPAPVEPEPEPERVVSEAAPFPAPVASDPRPPRLRRADPRRPSLSLVRRLAVLGGADNDVLDEVPEEVPRFVQMFLVLAGTALVSALSMMFALLTGVRISIFLAIPLALVWGLIIFNLDRFLTSTMRSTKNIFRLLGLAFPRIIMAALIGIVVAEPLVLQVFQNDINREVNSTNVTQALTDQDAVTNGPEKQALDAASAQVATLENQAATGIVAGTSSTSAEAAAAQQTVDQLTQQLADQQAVIDQARAVYQCELTGQGAGEVAGCTGVAGDGASSEAAQAQLAQAQSSYDALAAQLQQAQSSLAAANSAGADAAAASADQNKQQAEDQLPAARAQYEAALAAYNERAASVADGNAGAVGLLSQISALERLSEREPTLRWAHWLIAALFFMIELLPVLVKVLTGFGGPSLYEKAERMRGQIALDRVTARTFRKRADVIADEAARVPASA, encoded by the coding sequence ATGTCTTTTTCCGCTCACCGGCCGGGTCGCTTCGGCTCCGACGGCCGTATCGAGTTCACGACGGACGACGATCGCGAGCCCCAGTACCTCGACGACATCCTCGCCCAGCAGCGTGACGACGCCGACGCGTCGGCCGACGCCGTGACCCTCGACGACCCCACCGAGCCCTGGGGTGCACCGCCCGCCGGTGACGACGACACCGCTCCGTTCGAGTGGCCCGAGAACCTCGAGCCCGAGCCCGCCCCGGAGCCCGTGCCCGCCCCGGAGCCCGAGGCTGCCGCCGAGCCGCAGCCCGCGCCCGCGCCCGTGGAGCCCGAGCCCGAGCCCGAGCGCGTGGTGTCCGAAGCCGCGCCGTTCCCCGCGCCCGTGGCATCCGATCCCCGTCCGCCCCGGCTGCGACGTGCCGACCCCCGCCGTCCCAGCCTGTCGCTCGTGCGGCGCCTGGCGGTGCTCGGCGGCGCCGACAACGACGTGCTCGACGAGGTGCCCGAAGAGGTGCCGCGCTTCGTTCAGATGTTCCTCGTGCTGGCCGGCACGGCGCTCGTCTCGGCGCTGTCGATGATGTTCGCGCTGCTCACGGGCGTGCGGATCAGCATCTTCCTGGCGATCCCGCTCGCGCTGGTGTGGGGCCTCATCATCTTCAACCTGGACCGCTTCCTGACATCCACGATGCGGTCGACGAAGAACATCTTCCGACTGCTCGGTCTGGCCTTCCCCCGCATCATCATGGCGGCGCTCATCGGCATCGTCGTGGCTGAGCCGCTCGTGCTGCAGGTGTTCCAGAACGACATCAACCGCGAGGTGAATTCCACCAACGTCACGCAGGCGCTCACCGATCAGGATGCCGTGACGAACGGTCCAGAAAAGCAGGCCCTGGATGCCGCGAGCGCTCAGGTCGCGACCCTCGAGAACCAGGCCGCCACCGGGATCGTCGCCGGAACGTCGTCGACGTCGGCCGAAGCCGCCGCCGCCCAGCAGACCGTCGACCAGCTGACGCAGCAGCTCGCCGACCAGCAGGCCGTCATCGACCAGGCACGCGCGGTGTACCAGTGCGAACTGACCGGCCAGGGCGCCGGGGAGGTCGCCGGATGCACCGGGGTCGCCGGCGACGGCGCGAGCTCCGAGGCCGCGCAGGCGCAGCTCGCGCAGGCGCAGTCGTCGTACGACGCGCTCGCGGCGCAGCTGCAGCAGGCGCAGTCGTCGCTGGCCGCGGCCAACTCCGCCGGTGCCGACGCCGCCGCTGCGTCGGCCGACCAGAACAAGCAGCAGGCCGAGGACCAGCTTCCCGCCGCCCGGGCCCAGTACGAGGCGGCGCTCGCGGCCTACAACGAACGCGCCGCTTCCGTGGCGGACGGCAACGCGGGAGCGGTCGGTCTGCTGAGCCAGATCTCGGCGCTCGAGCGGCTGTCCGAGCGTGAGCCGACGCTCCGCTGGGCGCACTGGCTCATCGCGGCGCTGTTCTTCATGATCGAGCTGCTGCCGGTGCTGGTGAAGGTGCTCACCGGGTTCGGCGGCCCCTCGTTGTACGAGAAGGCCGAGCGCATGCGCGGTCAGATCGCGCTCGACCGGGTCACCGCCCGCACGTTCCGCAAGCGCGCCGACGTGATCGCCGACGAAGCCGCGCGCGTCCCGGCGAGCGCCTGA
- a CDS encoding aldo/keto reductase family protein: MVAYRYLGNSGFKISEITLGNWVTHGSQVGDDAAIQTVHAALDAGITTFDTADTYANTAAETVLGKALKGQRRESLEIFTKVYFPTGPMGPNDTGLSRKHILDSINGSLKRLGTDYVDLYQAHRFDYETPLEETFQAFADIVRQGKALYIGVSEWTAEQLREGHALAKQLGIQLISNQPQYSMLWRVIEGKVVPTSEELGISQIVWSPMAQGVLSGKYLPGQPVPDGSRATDEKSGANFIKRFLRDDVLEAVQRLKPIADEAGLSMPQLAIAWVLQNPNIAAALVGASRPEQLADTVKASGVTLDADTLAAIDTALGDAVFSDPENTYEVSPKARLV; encoded by the coding sequence ATGGTCGCTTATCGCTATCTCGGAAACAGTGGATTCAAGATCTCGGAGATCACCCTCGGCAACTGGGTGACCCACGGATCGCAGGTCGGTGACGACGCCGCTATCCAGACCGTGCACGCCGCGCTCGACGCGGGCATCACGACGTTCGACACCGCCGACACGTACGCCAACACGGCGGCCGAGACGGTGCTGGGTAAGGCCCTCAAGGGGCAGCGGCGCGAGTCGCTCGAGATCTTCACCAAGGTCTACTTCCCCACCGGCCCCATGGGCCCCAACGACACCGGTCTCAGCCGGAAGCACATCCTCGACTCGATCAACGGCTCCCTGAAGCGCCTCGGCACCGACTACGTCGACCTGTACCAGGCGCACCGCTTCGACTACGAGACCCCGCTCGAAGAGACCTTCCAGGCGTTCGCCGACATCGTGCGCCAGGGCAAGGCGCTCTACATCGGCGTCTCCGAGTGGACCGCCGAGCAGCTGCGCGAAGGTCACGCGCTCGCGAAGCAGCTCGGCATCCAGCTCATCTCGAACCAGCCGCAGTACTCGATGCTGTGGCGCGTCATCGAGGGCAAGGTCGTGCCGACCAGCGAGGAGCTCGGCATCTCGCAGATCGTCTGGTCGCCGATGGCGCAGGGCGTGCTCAGCGGCAAGTACCTGCCGGGTCAGCCGGTGCCCGACGGTTCGCGCGCGACCGACGAGAAGAGCGGGGCGAACTTCATCAAGCGGTTCCTCCGCGACGACGTGCTCGAGGCCGTCCAGCGACTGAAGCCGATCGCCGACGAAGCGGGGCTGAGCATGCCGCAGCTCGCGATCGCGTGGGTGCTGCAGAACCCGAACATCGCGGCCGCACTCGTGGGCGCCTCGCGTCCGGAGCAGCTCGCCGACACCGTCAAGGCCTCCGGTGTGACGCTTGATGCCGACACGCTCGCCGCGATCGACACGGCTCTCGGCGACGCGGTCTTCTCCGACCCCGAGAACACCTACGAGGTGTCGCCGAAGGCGCGTCTGGTCTGA
- a CDS encoding glycosyltransferase, giving the protein MSFPHVHPITAATEPTPEPLLTPVAPAPGQGSTGTTDIPLPAQPGTTVSGGFLPDWSLGEWLGYSGIIVLALALTIVATTTLWWMLHAWRSADDLRATQFSSTPRPARHRFTLLVPGRHEEEVMGQTLDRLAEQDHPDFEIIAIVGHDDPGTELVVRQAAARHPDLIKVVVDDSVPKNKPKALNRALQIATGDVVGVFDAEDEVHPGLLTVVDSKFQETGADVVQGGVQLMNFETSWWSLRNVLEYYFWFRSRLHFHARSKFIPLGGNTVFVTRDRLEWSQGWDDQCLAEDCELGVRLSSDGAKVVVAYNPEYVTREETPPTLKSLYKQRTRWNQGFLQVLGKGEWKALPTLRQRMYARYLLNMPFLQAATGLLIPISLAFILLVKVPTPVALITFLPLVPTVITLVAEAAGLTEFGRVYGKKVRVRDYVRLVLGLVPYQVFLAAAAVRSVVRQLRGDGSWEKTEHTGAHRESAPTPESGERELVSAATEATR; this is encoded by the coding sequence TTGTCGTTCCCGCACGTGCACCCCATCACCGCCGCCACCGAGCCCACCCCCGAACCGCTCCTCACCCCCGTCGCGCCGGCCCCCGGGCAAGGATCCACGGGAACCACCGATATCCCGCTCCCCGCCCAGCCCGGAACCACCGTGTCGGGCGGCTTCCTGCCCGACTGGTCGCTGGGCGAATGGCTCGGCTACAGCGGGATCATCGTCCTCGCGCTCGCCCTGACGATCGTCGCCACGACGACGTTGTGGTGGATGCTGCACGCCTGGCGTTCCGCCGATGATCTGCGGGCCACGCAGTTCAGCTCGACGCCGCGCCCCGCGCGACACCGGTTCACCCTCCTGGTTCCGGGCCGCCACGAAGAAGAGGTCATGGGGCAGACGCTCGACCGTCTCGCTGAGCAGGACCACCCCGACTTCGAGATCATCGCGATCGTCGGCCACGACGACCCCGGCACGGAGCTGGTCGTCCGCCAGGCTGCGGCACGGCATCCCGACCTCATCAAGGTCGTCGTCGACGACAGCGTGCCCAAGAACAAGCCCAAGGCGCTCAACCGCGCCCTCCAGATCGCCACCGGTGACGTCGTGGGCGTGTTCGATGCCGAAGACGAGGTGCACCCGGGCCTGCTGACCGTCGTCGACTCGAAGTTCCAGGAGACCGGCGCCGACGTCGTGCAGGGCGGGGTTCAGCTGATGAACTTCGAGACGAGCTGGTGGTCGCTGCGCAACGTGCTCGAGTACTACTTCTGGTTCCGCTCGCGCCTGCACTTCCACGCGCGCTCGAAGTTCATCCCCCTGGGCGGCAACACCGTCTTCGTCACGCGCGACCGCCTCGAATGGTCCCAGGGCTGGGACGACCAGTGCCTGGCCGAGGACTGCGAGCTGGGCGTGCGCCTGTCCAGCGACGGCGCCAAGGTCGTCGTCGCGTACAACCCCGAGTACGTCACGCGCGAGGAGACCCCGCCGACGCTGAAGTCCCTGTACAAGCAGCGCACCCGGTGGAACCAGGGCTTCCTGCAGGTGCTCGGCAAGGGCGAGTGGAAGGCGCTGCCGACGCTTCGACAGCGCATGTACGCGCGGTACCTGCTCAACATGCCGTTCCTGCAGGCCGCGACGGGACTGCTCATCCCCATCTCCCTCGCGTTCATCCTGCTGGTGAAGGTCCCCACGCCGGTCGCACTCATCACCTTCCTGCCGCTGGTGCCCACCGTCATCACCCTCGTGGCGGAGGCTGCGGGACTCACCGAGTTCGGCCGCGTCTACGGCAAGAAGGTGCGGGTGCGCGACTACGTGCGCCTCGTCCTGGGACTCGTGCCGTACCAGGTGTTCCTCGCCGCAGCCGCCGTGCGCTCGGTCGTCCGGCAACTGCGCGGCGACGGCAGCTGGGAGAAGACCGAGCACACCGGCGCCCACCGCGAGAGCGCCCCCACCCCCGAATCCGGCGAGCGCGAGCTCGTCTCAGCCGCGACGGAGGCGACCCGATGA
- a CDS encoding DUF4397 domain-containing protein → MFRFASTTSSPRRVTRIAAGATAALVAAGIAAAVAPAAHAADAAPGGWARVAHLSPDTKSVDVQLTALAGGAVVYELDDVAYGAVSPYIPLADGTYVVSMVPSDAADGSQPMVQQSIDIAEGEPLTVAAYGRNADLKTTVFEDDLSAPAEGQARVRVVQASTVESSVDVDTTEGRVIARDVPAGSATGYAAVPGGSWDLALTGATESATSAVDLPAGSVSTVFVLDDAKGSLTAQAITDSATLADMPFGGIHTGGGGTASASTTPLGAAAGIAGVLGLLAVAGVLIRRRVRAGA, encoded by the coding sequence ATGTTCCGCTTCGCCTCCACGACCTCCTCCCCCCGCCGCGTGACGCGGATCGCTGCGGGAGCCACCGCCGCGCTCGTCGCCGCCGGCATCGCCGCAGCGGTGGCCCCCGCAGCCCACGCGGCCGACGCCGCACCGGGTGGATGGGCCCGCGTGGCCCACCTGTCGCCCGACACGAAGTCCGTCGACGTCCAGCTGACCGCGCTCGCCGGCGGTGCCGTCGTGTACGAGCTCGACGACGTCGCGTACGGCGCGGTGAGCCCGTACATCCCGCTCGCCGACGGCACGTACGTCGTGTCGATGGTGCCGTCCGACGCCGCCGACGGCTCCCAGCCCATGGTGCAGCAGTCGATCGACATCGCCGAGGGCGAGCCGCTCACCGTCGCCGCCTACGGCCGTAACGCCGACCTGAAGACCACGGTCTTCGAGGACGACCTCTCCGCCCCCGCGGAGGGCCAGGCACGCGTGCGTGTCGTGCAGGCCTCCACCGTCGAATCGAGCGTCGACGTCGACACCACCGAGGGACGCGTCATCGCGCGCGACGTTCCGGCCGGGTCGGCGACCGGTTACGCCGCGGTCCCCGGTGGCTCGTGGGACCTCGCGCTCACCGGGGCGACGGAGTCCGCGACATCGGCCGTGGACCTGCCCGCGGGTTCCGTCTCGACGGTGTTCGTGCTCGATGACGCGAAGGGGTCGCTGACGGCGCAGGCCATCACCGACTCCGCGACGCTGGCTGACATGCCCTTCGGCGGCATCCACACCGGCGGTGGCGGCACCGCGTCCGCGTCGACCACGCCTCTCGGCGCGGCGGCGGGCATCGCCGGCGTGCTCGGCCTGCTCGCCGTGGCCGGCGTCCTGATCCGTCGCCGGGTGCGGGCGGGCGCGTGA